Below is a genomic region from Henckelia pumila isolate YLH828 chromosome 3, ASM3356847v2, whole genome shotgun sequence.
TTTTTGTAATACAAAGGTTAAGAGTCTCTCCATGTGTAATTGATTTCAGGCCCTAGAAACTCTTTTTGAGAAGACAGATAAGCTCCTTTGAGCTTGTTCTGGGATGGCTAACCAAGACCCCAAGTACATCAAGAGTCATAACCGTGGTCCAAAATTGTTGTCTATATCCATAAAACTGTGGACTTAGGGCCAAAAGGGTTGAGTCcccaaaaaatttttatttatcacTAAAATTGTTTCTGTAATGTCTCTATGAACTGATTAAGAGAAACAAGGAACACTTAATTTGTATGCCAAGCAAAAGAATGTTTCATTTGTTAGCTCATTCCACAAACTACTCATCTTAGTTCTTCAATTCACAGGTGCACGTGAATTTGTCAGGGTGAGTAGAACTGGAAAACCAGATGATTTGCTGAATTCAGTTGTTGGAGGCTTTGGCAGTGGAGCTATTCTTGGACGCCTTCAAGGTCAGAATCTGAAAATGAAACATTAAAATTTCCTGTTTGTATCAACTGATTTATGGCATTTTTGGATGTCCTTTGCAAATGAAAAAATCCAGGACCTCTCGTTCtgcttttgtttttcttttagaACCACAAATCTCTACACCTTCCAAATAAAAAACCCTGCCTTTCCTGTACTTTTTTAAAATAGAAACACTGCTTAACAAAGCACTTTTTCAAGCCAAGTTCTTCTTTATCCAAAGTAGCTCTAATCTCCAGCCTTTTGAATTGCACGCTTGGTTGAATGCAAAACCTGCAACAAATTAATGTGGTACTTCTGGTATGTATTGGATTTGATGACACActtttctaaaaaattaaagACATGCTTGGTTTCATTTGTTTGTGGTTTGCGTTTTTAATGAGCAAGGTCATGATGGGGATTAATTTACCGAAATTCCTAGGTTGGATTCAAAAGGAACTCTTATGTATAGTTCATAAcaaaatatatgatatatgcCTTGTTGAGTAGAAAGAATTCGGCCTTAGTGTGTGTCATGTGTTGTTGCTTATATGTGATTACTATCAAAATTTGAGGTTTGGGATGTTGtacagtttaaaatatttgaattgtgcCAATATCATCAACTAAAAAGCAAGCCCTCGGTGCTTCACACATGTGAGGAGCTTTATTGACTCCAAATAGCTTCACAGCAATACGTTATGCATGATTGCATTAATATCAGCTTAGATTGGTTTTACTTTTAGTTCCAACTTCCTTTTGTATTTTTGGGGGTTGATTTTTCGCTTTACTATTCACCCCTTGCATAAATGCAAATTTTAGGGTCCCCTCGTTATTCATTCTAGCTTCTGCTCAAGATTTTGTTCATGGATATTCATATTTGATCTTGTTGTCTCATACATCAACTCTCTGATGAGAATACCTGAAAATTTAATCTCTCACCATGCACCAACTatttgtcttctttgtctaCTTTCCTATGAACCTGTGGTACAAAGAAGCTATATTACTCATGGAAAGAGACCGGTTTGTTAAAACTTGAGCGGGAGAGAGACGCATAAAGAGGGCAAATTGTACCATATTTTTCCTTTTAGTAGTATTTCCGACCTTCATGGCTTGGTGTACACTTGTATGTATAGCTCTTGAATGAGAGTTCATTTAACGGTTATCAGAATAATTACAAGCCTTTCTGGTGAACGTCTTAACCTTTTGGATTCATTCTAATTTTCTGTGTTCTGCATATTTGATTCTTGTTGATTGAATGATTAGTCACTTCTCTTGGTCATTTTCATTAGCCGGTCAAGCTGGTGCTGTTCGATATTCGGTTATTTTTGCTGCTGTTGGGACGGCTGTTGATTATGCTACAATAAAATTAAGACCTGTCGTAAGCGAATTCATGGATAAAAGCAGCGGTTGGTTCAAACTGCCGGAGTGGTCACCAATACAGGTACTCGATGATGAAGCAGTTGCTGCGAAACGTGCTCGGGAACAACAAATATATAGAACTGTCCATAATCTGAACAAAGAAGAATCATGATATATCTTTTAGTACCTCTTTGTTTGCCGTCTTATTTACTTCTGGTTTGGAATCCTGATCTTCTGACTGACAAGGGCTCGGCTCAATTCTTTACAACATTTATATCAGACATGTACCGAATCTTGTTTTACTTTTGTTTTAAAGTTGAGTTCACCAAAATACAAGGGTAATATTGATCAATGATCCAAAATTGATTTGGATATGTGAGGTTCACAAAAATATATGAGCTTCATATTGGCAAATTAAAATTGTACGGTTACACCACATACAccacatttaaaattaattacacCACGTAAATTCTTTTATGCCCGTAATCCAATCCCTTGACGAACCATCCCATAAAACGAGAactaaacaaataaaattagcAGGTTCTTG
It encodes:
- the LOC140891825 gene encoding uncharacterized protein codes for the protein MEAIEDKTDQDIPSPSSVPWKHRIFIPTLLSGVAGGGVGLISKHAKVIGLSKTAAAYAANFAIVTGCYCGAREFVRVSRTGKPDDLLNSVVGGFGSGAILGRLQAGQAGAVRYSVIFAAVGTAVDYATIKLRPVVSEFMDKSSGWFKLPEWSPIQVLDDEAVAAKRAREQQIYRTVHNLNKEES